The following coding sequences are from one Coffea arabica cultivar ET-39 chromosome 11e, Coffea Arabica ET-39 HiFi, whole genome shotgun sequence window:
- the LOC113719076 gene encoding uncharacterized protein: MMEDDVMRAAAPTLSGPSFHSLARIFDISKPIRGKIPFIPSISSEPPFPLPPASVLGGDHLLRRHYLSGYHHIIYTLTSHFHSAVMIVFHVADWDMEEFCLGFLLGELEVQPSLG; encoded by the exons ATGATGGAAGATGATGTCATGAGGGCAGCTGCGCCAACACTGAGTGGT CCTTCTTTTCACAGCCTCGCAAGGATTTTTGACATCAGCAAACCAATCCGAGGGAAAATACCTTTCATTCCCAGCATCTCATCAG AACCCCCATTCCCGCTTCCTCCGGCGTCAGTCCTCGGTGGCGATCACCTCCTCCGGCGACACTATCTCAGCGGCTACCACCACATAATCTATACACTCACAAGTCATTTTCATTCGGCAg TGATGATTGTGTTTCATGTTGCTGATTGGGATATGGAGGAATTCTGTCTTGGATTCCTTTTGGGCGAGCTTGAAGTGCAGCCTTCTCT AGGGTGA
- the LOC113719074 gene encoding inactive leucine-rich repeat receptor-like serine/threonine-protein kinase At1g60630 — MQYSYASIFSRYSDFNLLLIFLSFLSLSFLQARSSDAEALLALKSSIDPTNVLQWGREFVPNVCYWQGVRECRNGRVTKLVVERLNLTGILEENSMNQLDQLRVLSFKDNSISGQIPNLSGLVNLKSLYLNNNNFSGSFPSSLSLLHRLKVVVLANNKISDNIPESLLRLPKLHVLYLENNLLTGEIPPFNQTSLKFFNVSNNNLSGEIPAHSSLVYFNESSFSNNVDLCGEQIHKQCTPSNTPGPSISPSYPIIPKSQENHRRKKKLILILVPSILGGILLVCISVAALIVCFKGRAKKTKEIKSKSVDEGEGEAGGNGGRGDDHHDDLGGGGKQGAFSWDQGGEGLGTLVFCGPGDQQMNYSLEDLLKASAETLGRGTIGSTYKAVMESGYIVTVKRLKEARYPRIEEFRRHVEVIGRLRHPNLVPLRAYFQAKEERLLVYDYFPNGSLFSLIHGSRASGGSKPLHWTSCLKIAEDLATGLLYIHQNPGLTHGNLKSSNVLLGTDFESCLTDYGLATFRNPDSIEESSASSLFYRAPECRDIRRPLTQQADVYSFGVLLLELLTGKTPFQDLVQEHGSDIPRWVRSVREEETESGDEPASSNEASEEKLGALLNVAMACVALAPENRPTMRDVLRMIREARAEAQVSSNSSDHSPGRWSDTVQSLPRDEHLSI, encoded by the exons ATGCAGTATTCATATGCCTCCATTTTCTCAAGGTACTCAGATTTTAACCTGTTGCTAATTTTCTTATCATTCCTCTCCCTTAGTTTTCTCCAAGCAAGATCAAGCGATGCTGAGGCGCTTTTGGCCTTAAAATCATCAATAGACCCAACCAACGTTCTTCAATGGGGTAGAGAATTTGTGCCTAATGTATGCTACTGGCAAGGAGTCAGAGAGTGCAGGAATGGGAGGGTCACGAAGCTGGTGGTGGAGAGGCTAAATTTAACAGGTATATTAGAAGAAAACAGCATGAACCAATTAGATCAGCTTCGAGTTTTAAGCTTCAAAGACAACTCCATTTCTGGCCAAATCCCAAATCTTTCCGGCCTAGTGAACCTCAAATCGTTGTACCTCAACAACAACAACTTTTCCGGCAGCTTCCCGTCCTCCCTATCGCTTCTGCACCGGCTCAAAGTGGTAGTTCTGGCCAACAACAAAATATCCGATAACATCCCGGAATCACTACTCAGACTTCCAAAATTGCATGTACTCTATTTAGAAAACAATCTCTTAACCGGTGAAATCCCTCCATTCAATCAAACTAGCTTGAAATTCTTTAACGTCTCAAACAACAATCTCTCCGGCGAAATCCCGGCTCACTCTTCCTTGGTTTATTTCAATGAGTCCTCATTTTCCAACAATGTTGATTTATGCGGCGAACAAATTCATAAACAATGTACTCCTTCCAATACTCCTGGTCCCTCCATTAGTCCTTCATACCCAATAATcccaaaaagtcaagaaaaccatagaaggaaaaagaagcttattttgatcctTGTTCCCAGCATTCTTGGTGGGATTTTATTAGTCTGTATTAGTGTAGCAGCTTTGATTGTTTGTTTTAAGGGTAGAGCTAAGAAGACAAAGGAGATCAAGAGTAAAAGCGTGGACGAAGGGGAGGGAGAAGCAGGGGGCAATGGGGGTAGGGGTGATGATCATCATGATGATCTTGGAGGAGGGGGGAAACAAGGTGCATTTTCATGGGATCAGGGCGGTGAAGGACTAGGGACTCTGGTGTTCTGCGGACCAGGGGATCAGCAAATGAATTATAGCTTGGAGGATTTATTGAAGGCATCGGCGGAGACGTTGGGGAGAGGTACGATAGGAAGCACGTACAAAGCTGTGATGGAGTCCGGATACATCGTGACCGTTAAAAGGCTGAAGGAGGCTAGATATCCTAGGATTGAGGAGTTTCGGAGACACGTGGAAGTTATCGGACGGCTGAGGCACCCGAATCTGGTCCCGCTTAGAGCTTATTTCCAGGCTAAGGAGGAACGTCTGCTTGTATATGATTATTTCCCCAACGGCAGTCTCTTCTCGCTCATCCACG GATCAAGAGCTTCTGGTGGTTCCAAACCTCTTCACTGGACGTCCTGCCTTAAGATAGCCGAGGACTTGGCCACAGGGCTGCTCTACATTCATCAGAATCCTGGCTTAACCCATGGCAACTTGAAGTCATCCAATGTACTCTTGGGTACTGATTTTGAGTCCTGCCTGACTGATTATGGGCTCGCTACTTTTAGAAACCCAGATTCCATTGAGGAATCCAGCGCTTCTTCCCTCTTCTACAGAGCTCCTGAATGCCGCGACATTCGAAGGCCTCTAACTCAACAAGCTGATGTCTACAGCTTTGGAGTTCTTCTTTTGGAGCTCCTCACTGGAAAGACTCCTTTCCAGGATCTTGTCCAAGAACACGGTTCAGACATCCCAAGGTGGGTACGATCAGTCAGGGAAGAAGAGACTGAATCTGGTGATGAGCCTGCCTCTAGCAATGAGGCCTCGGAGGAGAAACTTGGAGCTCTTTTGAACGTTGCCATGGCGTGTGTTGCACTTGCACCAGAGAATAGGCCCACAATGAGGGATGTTTTGCGGATGATCAGGGAGGCAAGGGCAGAAGCTCAGGTGTCTTCCAATAGTAGTGACCATTCACCAGGCAGATGGTCAGATACAGTTCAAAGTTTGCCCAGAGATGAACATTTGAGCATATGA